In one window of Nicotiana tabacum cultivar K326 chromosome 12, ASM71507v2, whole genome shotgun sequence DNA:
- the LOC107776589 gene encoding GDSL esterase/lipase At5g03980-like — translation MASLCLHKESFFLLVITFAYFSSPSAAQTKCNIRSVYQLGDSLADAGNVIRTPGASIIFRANQAPYGETFFRRPTGRFSNGRIIIDYISSAFKLSFLNAYLDRGASFSQGVNFAVAGATALNSSFWAARGIRLPTWNTPLAAQLGWFKSHLQSTCGSNCAQTLRSSSLIVMGEWGGNDYYNGFFQKKQLPEVRTYVPFVVAGIMKSIKDVIQLGATRILVPGIYPLGCLPLYLTSFPDSNANGYDQLGCLRNYNDFASYHNRYLTRGLASLQREFPNVRIVYGDYYGALLTLLRSASSFGFNQNTLLSACCGTGGRYNFNFRTVCGSASVRACSNPAQYVHWDGIHLTDEAHRHMTDIVVKDMLSRFGCTV, via the coding sequence ATGGCTTCTCTGTGTCTACACAAagaatctttctttcttttagtgATAACTTTCGCATATTTCTCTTCTCCCTCAGCTGCCCAAACAAAATGTAACATCAGATCAGTTTACCAACTCGGTGACTCACTCGCTGATGCCGGAAATGTCATCCGTACACCCGGCGCTTCCATTATATTCCGAGCCAACCAAGCTCCGTACGGTGAAACCTTCTTTAGAAGACCTACCGGCCGTTTCTCAAACGGCCGTATTATTATCGATTACATTTCCTCTGCTTTCAAACTTTCCTTCCTTAATGCTTACTTGGACAGAGGTGCTTCTTTTAGCCAAGGCGTTAACTTCGCCGTGGCTGGTGCCACGGCGCTGAATTCCTCTTTCTGGGCAGCTCGGGGTATTCGGCTGCCCACATGGAACACGCCGTTGGCTGCTCAATTAGGTTGGTTTAAATCTCATCTACAATCCACATGCGGTTCTAATTGTGCACAAACTCTTAGGAGTTCGTCTCTTATAGTAATGGGAGAATGGGGTGGCAATGATTATTACAATGGGTTTTTCCAAAAGAAGCAATTACCTGAGGTCCGTACTTACGTTCCTTTTGTTGTTGCCGGTATTATGAAAAGCATCAAAGATGTGATTCAGCTTGGGGCaactcgtattttggttccaggaATTTATCCACTGGGGTGTCTTCCTTTGTATTTGACATCTTTTCCTGATTCTAATGCAAATGGTTACGACCAATTGGGTTGCTTGAGAAATTATAATGATTTTGCTTCGTACCATAATAGATACCTGACCAGAGGTTTGGCATCTCTACAACGTGAATTTCCGAATGTTAGGATTGTCTATGGAGATTATTACGGAGCGCTTTTGACTCTTCTTCGTAGTGCTTCTTCGTTTGGATTTAATCAGAATACGTTGTTAAGTGCGTGCTGCGGAACTGGAGGACGATACAACTTTAATTTCAGGACTGTGTGTGGATCAGCTAGTGTAAGAGCTTGTTCTAACCCGGCTCAATACGTGCATTGGGATGGTATTCATTTGACAGATGAAGCTCATCGTCATATGACAGACATTGTTGTCAAAGACATGCTTTCCAGATTCGGGTGTACCGTTTAG